The Musa acuminata AAA Group cultivar baxijiao chromosome BXJ3-6, Cavendish_Baxijiao_AAA, whole genome shotgun sequence region GAGAATGGGGATATCATAAAATACACAATTAATCTCAAATTTTATGGGTGCTTTCTTcaaataaagttttttttttcttagtaaAACTTTAGAGACTTGGTAATTAGAGAAGTAATGAGGCTACAATAGCATCCATTAGTATCATTTAAGCTATAAGTATATTGAGTTttctatatacatacataatagTTGTTTACTACAATAATTCCTTTGAATGATATGATTAATgtctattttctaaaaaaaaaataatagttaTAGAATCATTTGTCTCGTGAAAATTCTACTCTCAAAGAGGCAAGACAAGGAAGGGCAATCAGCTCAGACACACCAAGGTCATCCAGTTTTTAGGCACGGTAATGTTAGAAAAAAGGATCAGATTGGGTCAACTTTGCCATGTGAGTTGATGTTCATTTTTGAAACAAACATCTACCACTGTCTTTGATTTACAACTAGAAGAATATTTTTGTTCTAACACTAATTTGATGCTAGATGAcaacaaggattgaaatatcgtattgtaccggagtttcgaccttctTTCGGTATGATACAGTACTGTATACTGAGTGGTATacagttcggtatatatatatgtatatatgtatatatatatgtatatatatgtatatatacatatatatacatatatatatgtatatatacatatatatatgtatatatacatatatatatatatataaagtaaaaaaaaaatttcaacgaCGTTGCTAAAGCGACAGTGCCTCCCTTCTCCCGCAcgcaaggcgacgtcgcctctctctctctatgtatatatatatatatataattttttttaaaaaaatgtgcgacgtcgcctctcttctcccgagGAGGGGCGAcgttgctttatatatatatatatatatataatttataaataaaaaaataccgcTCGGTAGCGAGCAGTCCGCATACCGATTtactgtcggaccgatacgtaccacaTGTACTGGACGATATCattcgaaattgtataccttgGATGACAACCCCACCTTTCAAAGAATTAGGGATCCAAAGCTTAGTTTGATCTGCCATTGGCAAAAGATGTGGTTAACAATCTAGTAAGGTTGTGATAAGTGTTTCATAGTGCAGTTGATCCCCACATGAGATGAGCCACAGTAGGCATATATCTTCTTTAGTTAACTCTATGTTAATAATAAGAACTGCTTACATCAAATAAACAAAGAAACAAATAAATCAAATACAGACCTATTTGAGTATTGTTCATTTCACTATAGCAGTTTAAGTTCATTCGCTGATGAGATAAACAGTAACAGTAATTTGAGTGTCACTTCACTGAAATTGGTTATTTTCTTCCTCACTCGGATTTTACTGTTTTGAATTTCTTTAATCTCCAATGCTTTAAATAGAATAAATCAAGATATTTCCGTAACCaatttaaatataaaagaaaaagatactAATAGTGAAAAGAGGAAGTTGAATTGatcttcaaaattttatattctgAAACTAACTATAATAGAGATATTTGCTGGTCTCTTTAAATTAGAAAAGAAACAAATATGAGCTAAAATCTTAGCAAAACTAGAAAAGACCATTGATCAAGTTACTTTAGCTTGATCTATATTTGGCTAAACTAAGACTAGAACTAACCTAAACAAGAGTTGAATTAAACCAAAATCATGGCTCCATGAAACTATCATCACTGGGCATGCCTTGTGGCTGTTATGCATTGTTCTTATGTCCTTTATGTGAAACTTAATAGAAACTTCAGATATCTAAAGTTTGCACTCCTAGATCTGAGATCATCATAGCATGAAGAACTGAATAAAAATAGCAATAAAACAATTGTATCTCACAGGTTTAGTACCTTTTAAACACCATAGCTGTCGACTATTTTCTGTTTCTCTGCATTTTAATTTTCAAATTACTTGTTTACTGAACTTATTTCTTTTTGTATATGCTGGTAGGATTTAACAACACGGCCAAAATATCTTGTGACATTTACAGTTGGATTTGAGCAACGGAAAAATGTTGACATGGCAGTTAAAAAGGTTGGTTTAATGTGGTACCCCTCTTAGACATGCAATTTTTTTCCCGTTTGGTGttttatatcataatattctTACAGTTTTCTGAAGATTTCACCATCTTGCTCTTCCATTATGATGGTCGGGCTAGTGAATGGGAAGAACTAGAGTGGTCCAAGCGTGCGATTCATGTCAGCATAAGGAAGCAAACAAAATGGTTAGAATAATTGGAGGTTCTTTTAACAAAGTATCAAAAGTTTCTTCTGTGGCATGATCTTGCATTCTTGTTACCTGCCAATTCTTCCAAAGGAATTCATGACGTCCTCTAATATTCATTCCTATTACTTATCTTGTTACTAATTTAATTGATGTCATGTTATGATTTCAATAATGGCATTCATTTCTCATAATCATCAGGTGGTATGCAAAACGTTTTCTGCATCCAGATGTTGTAGCAGCTTATGATTACATATTTATCTGGGATGATGATATTGGAGTTGAACATTTTGATGCAGAGAAGTAGAATTTTTTTCCCTCTTAAATGCTAATTTATCTGACAGATCACTTACGTGGCTGCTTACTCTAATTTTCTTACGTCAGATATCTGCACTTAGTGAAAAAATATGGCTTGGAGATTTCACAACCAGGTGTAGATCCTAATAAAGGATTGACATGGGAGATGACTAAAAGGAGAGGTGACAGTGAAGTTCACAAGTATGATTGTGATGAtcagtataattttttttaatataattttctaCATTTCTTTCTGTTGTAAGTATATATGCACCTTTCATACAAGTGAAGTTTCTGCTTATATTAATGATTCTCTCATTTTCTCAGAGAAACGGTAGAGAAACCTGGTTGGTGTACTGACCCACATTTGCCACCATGTGCTGCGTATGGTTTCTATCCCATTATCTGATGTTTAATCACTTATCAACTATTTGTATGATTCCTTTTTGTGCTTTGATTATGCATGCATGCAGTTTTTTGTTACTGAGGTGCCTATTGAGTGTAAGATCTTTCGTCACTTGGAGTGTTTACTATTCATTGTACTCCtgagaaatagaaaaagaaaaactggAAGGATACTGACTTGCTTTATCCATGACATTGATGTTCTCTTAGCTTTGTGGAAATCGAAGCTCCTGTCTTTTCAAGGAATGCATGGCGTTGTGTTTGGCATATGATTCAGGTAACTAAATATATTTTCTGAACCTTCATTTatgtaaatatttattatttttgtcaCTTCTGTATTCATCatgaacaaaaagagtattctgttGTCTTAGAATGATTTGGTCCATGGATGGGGACTGGACTTTGCATTTGGAAGATGTGTTGAGGTCAGTTAagttttgagtcttttgacaaCTGGTGCTTATCCAAGAAATTTGTGTGTCCAGTCAATTTACTAATTGTAAATGCCATCTAACCGAACTATGATGATTACTGATTGGAAGAGCGATTTATATTCTATTTTAAGAGTTTCACAATTTTTCTGTTGCTGATCTCATCATGctggttcttttcttttttatgtgtgtgtgtgttttccaTGCAGCCTGCTCATGAAAAGATTGGTGTAGTTGATGCACAATGGATTGTCAATCGAGTTATTCCTTCTATTGGTGACCAGGTTTGTATTTCTGTACCTTTTACCTTAAATAGTTATGCTTTTTAGTGAAATGAGAGGCAGCTGAGGGAAATACTAATAATATGCAATACAGGTATCTAGCTTTTGACCTTGAATGCCATAGACAAACTGGGGTATACTAAAATAATGATGGTTACACTGAACACCAAGTTTCACCCATTTTTGTAAATTGAAGGACCATATTTCTAATGTAATAACAAAATTTATCTATAACAAGTTCCTAGATTACACGGTCATTTTAAATTACTCCTATTCATATTGGATACATGTCAGATGCAATAATTCTAGGACACCTCTTGGATGTGTCATATTCTTCCTTAAAATAACATGTgtttgaaaaattataaaaaaaaaatagatgctTCAAGGACACTCGGGGATACTTTATGGATATGTTTCAAAATAAATTCACCATTCTTTATATTTTGTGATATTTTCCTTTATGTGTTTAGTTTACTTTcttttaatgcaatctatacaaatattaaaattaatgaaGTTTAAATCTTCCAAAATATTatcattcattaatcttttaattctttccTTCGAGATATGCCTCAAATGTTTGTCACAATATAGAAGATTTCTTATCATtaaaactatatttcaatctAACAATTGATTGCAAGGGCACCAATATCATTGCAAACTTAggatttaaattaattatgtataaattattaaatataatttaaaaatcaacCTTTATTGAATTATATAAATGCTGagtttatcatcataaaaaaagataatatcctaactcatcaattctagatagagaaactaaatttttagaaatagaagaaataaGGTATGTGTCTTAAGATCCATCAAATGATGACCTATCTCTAGGCTAGCCAATAAGTTTCCACTGTTATCACTTTCTCTTTGAGATGGTTCCCTATAATgataaatctttcatgttcttttggttttcgGGTTGTAAAAAATCTTTATATATTATTGCTAATATGAGTTGAAGTACTATAATTAATCCAAAAAGTATTAGAAGGAACATTTTTAATGTTTGATTCAAAATATACAAAGGTCAAGTTTGTCTTTCTTTTCAAACTTAGCCTTGCGTTTAATACAGTTTTTTTTCATTTGTCCTTTCTTACCACAAAGGAACTACTTTACTGTGAAGGCTTTATTTTCATTAGTCTACTTAGTTTTTTTAAACCTGACAAATTTATTTGGTTgatgatgcttcaacttttttttcttgttatcaACTTCTTAAGTAGTAGTTAAAACATTATGAGATTTTTTCTGCCTTAACCTTAATTCTTCCTGAACATACATACATTAGCTTATTCAAGTCTCATTTTTCATTATTTGtaccaaggtcttcaatttcgaataataccgtctgtGCCGGGcggtattttttttttacttatatatatatatatatatatagagagagagagagagaggtgcctcATTTTTCTACGACGTCGCTCCgtttggggagaagagaggcgatgttg contains the following coding sequences:
- the LOC103988639 gene encoding uncharacterized protein LOC103988639 isoform X3; this encodes MMGNNYRSGSMQKSSEGIRLTVTTILGVIFGFFVGCSFPNFSSIRLSLVPSFSSTVEMDFTGDTRSYDTIINPHMTRKSSTEKHRSGDPLKIYVESNPHGAEFLPPGIVVAETDFYLHRLWGNPEEDLTTRPKYLVTFTVGFEQRKNVDMAVKKFSEDFTILLFHYDGRASEWEELEWSKRAIHVSIRKQTKWWYAKRFLHPDVVAAYDYIFIWDDDIGVEHFDAEKYLHLVKKYGLEISQPGVDPNKGLTWEMTKRRGDSEVHKETVEKPGWCTDPHLPPCAAFVEIEAPVFSRNAWRCVWHMIQNDLVHGWGLDFAFGRCVEPAHEKIGVVDAQWIVNRVIPSIGDQVRERCMLEWSQFQARLAQADRAHIDGTTRG
- the LOC103988639 gene encoding uncharacterized protein LOC103988639 isoform X2, whose product is MNFLSSSSMMGNNYRSGSMQKSSEGIRLTVTTILGVIFGFFVGCSFPNFSSIRLSLVPSFSSTVEMDFTGDTRSYDTIINPHMTRKSSTEKHRSGDPLKIYVESNPHGAEFLPPGIVVAETDFYLHRLWGNPEEDLTTRPKYLVTFTVGFEQRKNVDMAVKKFSEDFTILLFHYDGRASEWEELEWSKRAIHVSIRKQTKWWYAKRFLHPDVVAAYDYIFIWDDDIGVEHFDAEKYLHLVKKYGLEISQPGVDPNKGLTWEMTKRRGDSEVHKETVEKPGWCTDPHLPPCAAFVEIEAPVFSRNAWRCVWHMIQNDLVHGWGLDFAFGRCVEPAHEKIGVVDAQWIVNRVIPSIGDQVRERCMLEWSQFQARLAQADRAHIDGTTRG
- the LOC103988639 gene encoding uncharacterized protein LOC103988639 isoform X1; this translates as MLPPFRSRQFSFFQREDSRDSWSHVVFINYWMNFLSSSSMMGNNYRSGSMQKSSEGIRLTVTTILGVIFGFFVGCSFPNFSSIRLSLVPSFSSTVEMDFTGDTRSYDTIINPHMTRKSSTEKHRSGDPLKIYVESNPHGAEFLPPGIVVAETDFYLHRLWGNPEEDLTTRPKYLVTFTVGFEQRKNVDMAVKKFSEDFTILLFHYDGRASEWEELEWSKRAIHVSIRKQTKWWYAKRFLHPDVVAAYDYIFIWDDDIGVEHFDAEKYLHLVKKYGLEISQPGVDPNKGLTWEMTKRRGDSEVHKETVEKPGWCTDPHLPPCAAFVEIEAPVFSRNAWRCVWHMIQNDLVHGWGLDFAFGRCVEPAHEKIGVVDAQWIVNRVIPSIGDQVRERCMLEWSQFQARLAQADRAHIDGTTRG
- the LOC103988639 gene encoding uncharacterized protein LOC103988639 isoform X4, translating into MDFTGDTRSYDTIINPHMTRKSSTEKHRSGDPLKIYVESNPHGAEFLPPGIVVAETDFYLHRLWGNPEEDLTTRPKYLVTFTVGFEQRKNVDMAVKKFSEDFTILLFHYDGRASEWEELEWSKRAIHVSIRKQTKWWYAKRFLHPDVVAAYDYIFIWDDDIGVEHFDAEKYLHLVKKYGLEISQPGVDPNKGLTWEMTKRRGDSEVHKETVEKPGWCTDPHLPPCAAFVEIEAPVFSRNAWRCVWHMIQNDLVHGWGLDFAFGRCVEPAHEKIGVVDAQWIVNRVIPSIGDQVRERCMLEWSQFQARLAQADRAHIDGTTRG